In Oceanithermus desulfurans, a single window of DNA contains:
- a CDS encoding molybdenum cofactor biosynthesis protein codes for MRVNVRLFAHYREAAGTGRLELDLPEGSTVADAKAAVEAAVPGLDLSGGMAALGEELVKPDTPLREGSELAFLPPVSGGSGDDRTGLSHEPLEPLIGELVAWATAPPYGAVVSFVGTTRSPNKGREVRYLTYEAYESMAEATLARIAGELRARWPLGRIALVHRLGRVNPAEASIVIVVSSPHRPEAFEAARYALERVKLILPVWKKEHLEDGEVWVEGGAAEGYRL; via the coding sequence ATGCGCGTTAACGTACGTCTTTTCGCCCACTACCGCGAAGCGGCCGGAACCGGCCGCCTCGAGCTCGACCTGCCCGAGGGCAGCACCGTCGCCGACGCCAAGGCGGCCGTGGAGGCGGCCGTGCCCGGCCTCGACCTCTCGGGGGGGATGGCGGCCCTCGGCGAGGAGCTGGTAAAACCCGACACCCCCCTGCGCGAAGGCAGCGAGCTCGCCTTCCTGCCGCCGGTCTCCGGCGGCTCCGGGGACGACCGCACCGGCCTCTCCCACGAGCCGCTCGAGCCCCTGATCGGCGAGCTCGTCGCCTGGGCCACCGCGCCCCCCTACGGCGCGGTGGTCAGTTTCGTGGGCACGACCCGCTCGCCCAACAAGGGACGCGAGGTGCGCTACCTTACCTACGAGGCCTACGAGAGCATGGCCGAGGCCACCCTGGCCCGCATCGCCGGCGAGCTGCGCGCGCGCTGGCCGCTCGGCCGCATCGCCCTGGTGCACCGGCTGGGGCGGGTGAACCCCGCGGAGGCCTCGATCGTGATCGTCGTCTCCTCCCCTCACCGCCCCGAGGCCTTCGAGGCCGCCCGTTACGCGCTCGAGCGCGTCAAGCTGATCCTGCCGGTCTGGAAGAAGGAGCACCTCGAAGACGGCGAGGTCTGGGTCGAGGGCGGCGCGGCCGAAGGCTACCGGCTCTAG